A window from Parambassis ranga chromosome 13, fParRan2.1, whole genome shotgun sequence encodes these proteins:
- the her8.2 gene encoding hairy-related 8.2 encodes MTASSMAHNVEKHPNAKEERKLRKPLIERKRRERINNCLDQLKETVIEAFRLDQSKLEKADILEMTVKHLQNIQNNKLNDTTLGLEAQQRYSTGYIQCMHEVHNMLLTCEWMDKTLGSRLLNHLLKSLPRSTEERTLTQPSPRHDVPPPTSQAIPGTPLRGDPLAGRQPRREGPSCHVAGRQERPALHSSHLGMLEMWRPW; translated from the exons atgactgctTCATCTATGGCGCACAACGTGGAGAAACATCCCAATGCCAAGGAGGAGAGAAAG CTGAGGAAGCCGCTCATTGAGAGGAAGCGCCGGGAGAGGATAAACAATTGTTTGGATCAGCTGAAAGAAACTGTGATTGAAGCGTTCAGGCTTGAC CAATCCAAGCTGGAGAAAGCGGATATTCTGGAGATGACAGTGAAACATCTACAGAACATCCAGAATAATAAACTCAATG ACACCACATTAGGCCTGGAGGCCCAGCAGAGATACAGCACAGGGTACATACAGTGCATGCACGAGGTCCACAACATGCTCCTCACCTGCGAGTGGATGGACAAAACTCTGGGCTCCCGTCTGCTCAACCACCTCCTCAAGTCTCTGCCCAGGTCCACTGAAGAGCGGACCCTCACTCAACCATCTCCAAGACATGATGTCCCTCCTCCAACTAGCCAAGCCATCCCAGGCACACCCCTCAGAGGTGACCCCCTGGCTGGGAGGCAGCCGCGCAGAGAGGGACCCTCCTGCCACGTGGCTGGACGTCAGGAGAGACCAGCACTGCACAGCTCCCACCTGGGGATGCTGGAGATGTGGAGGCCCTGGTGA